One window from the genome of Magnolia sinica isolate HGM2019 chromosome 4, MsV1, whole genome shotgun sequence encodes:
- the LOC131242337 gene encoding VQ motif-containing protein 9: MEKSCPSTAAAPDSTTTSSINRHPADHFLKQLNKSSHKISKHPHQSHNHHHLSHPKQTSHTSQSSHHNNNPQQHQQQNQQQQQQQQQQQQQQPPVYNINKNEFRDVVQRLTGSPAHDRFSTPPPIHPPKPPSSRLQRIRPPPLAQISSRPPPCAPPTLFTDNNLNSNSSSSSNNNNSGIFIGRPRSPFSPLPPFPTISAAAESPISAYMRYLQGSISSIDPGRAPGFSPRWNPNINSSFQQALHPSPTANPPPAQLPPPQFLLPTSPMAFGHIPLSPRSPYPLLSPSLLFSPSAQLGFLPASPRLPVPSPRWRDL; encoded by the coding sequence ATGGAGAAAAGCTGTCCTTCCACTGCTGCTGCTCCTGATTCTACCACAACGAGCAGCATCAACAGGCATCCAGCAGATCATTTCCTCAAACAACTCAATAAAAGCTCTCACAAGATCTCCAAGCACCCACATCAGTCCCACAACCAccaccatcttagccatccaaaacAGACGTCCCACACATCTCAGTCGTCTCACCACAACAACAACCCTCAGCAGCACCAACAGCAAAaccaacagcaacaacaacagcagcagcaacagcagcagcagcagcctccCGTTTACAACATAAACAAGAACGAATTCCGAGACGTAGTCCAAAGGCTAACAGGTTCTCCTGCCCACGATCGCTTCTCTACGCCTCCCCCAATCCATCCCCCCAAGCCTCCTAGCTCTCGCCTCCAGCGGATTCGGCCTCCCCCCCTCGCGCAAATTAGCTCCAGGCCTCCACCGTGCGCCCCTCCCACTCTATTTACCGACAACAATCTCAACagcaatagcagcagcagcagcaacaacaacaacagtggAATCTTCATTGGACGGCCGAGATCGCCCTTCTCTCCTCTCCCGCCGTTCCCTACCATCAGCGCCGCCGCCGAGTCCCCGATCTCTGCCTACATGAGATACCTCCAGGGCTCGATCTCGTCCATCGATCCCGGGCGGGCCCCAGGGTTCTCGCCGCGGTGGAACCCTAACATCAACTCTTCTTTCCAGCAGGCACTGCACCCTTCGCCGACGGCGAATCCTCCGCCTGCGCAGCTTCCGCCGCCGCAGTTTCTGCTCCCAACTTCGCCTATGGCCTTCGGCCACATCCCGCTGTCACCACGGTCACCATACCCCTTGCTCTCGCCGAGCCTGCTGTTCTCGCCATCGGCGCAGTTAGGGTTTCTGCCAGCGTCGCCGAGATTGCCAGTCCCGAGCCCGAGGTGGAGAGATCTGTGA